Proteins encoded by one window of Streptomyces sp. NBC_01707:
- a CDS encoding XdhC/CoxI family protein, giving the protein MLEIAEELHRWAEQGRDFAVATVAAVEGSTPRGPGATLAVDASGAALGSVSGGCVEAAVYELCQQALRDRENVLQRFGPADDTGLDALTCGGTVEVLVAPVRTADPVRPVVAAALSAVAAGRAVALARVVSGPQRRLGRALLVGPDGVLAGGLGAGPGLDGTVTDEARAFLDAGRTGLLEIGEEGARCGGPMTLLVESAQSPPRMLVFGAIDFAGALVGIGKFLGYRVTVCDARPAFATRARFPEADEIVVEWPHVHLDRAATDNRTVLCVLTHDPKFDVPLLRRALRLPAAYVGAMGSRRTHLDRVERLREAGVTERELARLRSPIGLDLGARTPEETALSIAAEIVAVGRGGTGTPLTGAVGPIHHNASRRQIHGTSAV; this is encoded by the coding sequence ATGTTGGAAATCGCCGAGGAACTGCACCGGTGGGCCGAGCAGGGCCGTGACTTCGCGGTGGCGACGGTGGCGGCGGTCGAGGGCAGCACCCCGCGCGGACCCGGCGCTACGCTCGCCGTGGACGCCAGCGGCGCGGCCCTTGGTTCGGTCTCCGGGGGATGTGTGGAGGCGGCGGTATACGAGTTGTGCCAGCAGGCTCTCCGCGACCGGGAGAACGTCTTACAGCGTTTCGGTCCCGCCGACGATACTGGTCTGGATGCTCTGACCTGCGGCGGCACCGTGGAGGTCCTCGTCGCACCGGTGCGAACTGCCGATCCGGTGCGCCCGGTGGTCGCCGCCGCACTCTCTGCCGTAGCGGCCGGCCGCGCGGTCGCGCTGGCCCGGGTCGTGTCCGGCCCGCAGCGGCGGCTGGGGCGGGCACTGCTCGTTGGGCCCGACGGCGTCCTGGCAGGGGGCCTAGGGGCCGGCCCTGGTTTGGACGGTACGGTCACGGACGAGGCACGGGCGTTCCTGGATGCGGGCCGCACCGGTCTGCTGGAGATCGGCGAGGAGGGGGCCCGTTGCGGTGGCCCGATGACCCTGCTAGTGGAGTCCGCGCAATCGCCGCCACGGATGCTCGTATTCGGTGCGATCGACTTCGCGGGCGCCCTCGTCGGAATCGGGAAGTTTCTCGGCTACCGCGTCACGGTGTGCGACGCCCGTCCGGCGTTCGCCACCCGGGCCCGCTTCCCCGAAGCGGACGAGATCGTCGTGGAATGGCCGCACGTCCACCTGGACCGTGCCGCGACGGACAACCGTACAGTGCTGTGCGTGCTCACCCACGACCCGAAGTTCGACGTCCCGCTGCTGCGGCGGGCGTTGCGACTGCCCGCCGCGTACGTGGGCGCGATGGGCTCTCGCCGCACTCACCTCGACCGTGTGGAGCGACTTAGGGAGGCGGGTGTAACGGAGCGGGAGCTCGCCCGGTTGCGCTCTCCGATCGGTCTCGACCTCGGTGCTCGCACCCCAGAGGAGACCGCCCTGTCCATAGCCGCGGAGATCGTCGCGGTAGGCCGTGGCGGCACAGGAACGCCGCTTACGGGGGCCGTCGGCCCGATCCACCACAACGCCTCGCGGCGGCAGATCCACGGTACATCGGCGGTCTGA